Genomic window (Theileria annulata chromosome 4, complete sequence, *** SEQUENCING IN PROGRESS ***):
CATCTTAATTGACTGTTTTGGAGATTGATATTGTGTTTGTTGTTTTGTATGTTTCGTTGATTCTGAATCCACAATAGTCCTTTCTTCATTTCTTCTAAAGGATGGTGATAAATCACCCCTTTCGTGGGTTTCTTTCTTTTCATGTCTTTCAAACCTTTCCTGCCTTTCTACCTTTTCAGTTTTATCAAACTTTTCTGCCCATTCAACGGGTTTATCAGGTTTTTCCGACTTTTCAGGTTTTTCTGACTTTTCTACCTTTTCCACCTTTTCGAGGTTCTCTACTACCTGTTCTGGCTTTTCAGTGGGAGGTTCTGGCTTATCTACCTTCTCTAATTTTTCGGGTCTCTCTGGTTTTTCAGCCTTTTCCATTTTTTCTTGCCTTTCTAATTTTTCCACCCTTTCAATGGACTTTTCTCTTCTTTCGACCTTTTCAAATCTTTCTTGACGctcattatttttttccaTACTCTTAGTTTGCTTTTCAGGTTCTACTGAATGTTTCTGCTTTCTGTCAGTAAATGGTCCCAATCCTTCAGTTTTTGGATGAGCTGGTTCGATGTTTAGAGCATTAACCCCCTATTATAtgttatattaatataaaaaactAACAATTTGGTGTGAAAAGTGTTTATCGTGTCTCGGTCTTGATAATTGTTGCCTCTCCACTTCGGGTTTATCTGTTTCTGGGAATATGCAAttgttataaaaataccGTGAGCGTGGAATTCAGCCGTCTTTTCATGTGTAACTTCATGTGATAAGTTTTTAGACCTTGATCTTGAGGTATGATTTTTCTCTCTTTTCTTCGGTTCCTTTTGAGGCTTTACTGGTGGGCGAACTTCGTTATTTGTGACATCCTCGTCTTCTAAAGTTGACTCAATCTGTGCAAAATTAGTTTCAGGATTGTTCTCAATTTCAGTTGCAATTTGGTCCGCTTTCTCCCTTACGCTATCTGGGATCTCGCTTAAGTTGAGTGATGTTGTATATAGATTTTCATCAAACGTTGATACAACTCCGTATTCTTTATTGTTGGTcctataaattattatttatgcATATAATTCGTACTCGAATTGGTCCCATTCTTCAGTTTGTGTTTTATCGAGTTCAACAAGTTGTGATTCGTTGACGGctgaaattttttatatttatattaaaaatacattcTGATGATCTCCACTCTGTCAATACTGAGTTAACTTTATTTGGTTTGGTGGATGATATTTCCGAATCTGTCTTAAACTTTCCGTATGATGACTTTCTTGAGGAATTTGGTCTGTGTTCCTTGTGCTTGAATAAATTTCTGCTAATTTGGTGGGAGGAGAAAAAATGGTACTCGTTTCCGTAGACGATGGTTGGCTTATTACGTGTATTTTCATTCGtctataatttttatggtgaataatttatacttaCTGCAGCAGGGTTTGGGTTTAAGGCAATGTCAACTGCTCTGTTCGTGCCCCTACTTCCTGGATCAAATGAATTGAATGTTCCTCTAATTTCGGATCCATTTTCAAGGCTAACAACGACTTCCTTGTCctaaatgaaaattatgttGAGATAAATGTAAACGAACAATCAAGCAGGACATGATGAAGGCCCATCTCTCCTCGTTTAGCTTATAAAGGAATGTTGACTTTTTGTCATGCTTATACGAATTAGAATTGCCTGATGAAACAACGGTATTCATGGTGTTCTACATTTAAAGGTAATATAAAGTAATAATGTTCATTATCTCTCCCAACTGGATTAGTAAATcagaaaaaattttatttgtgTTATACGTGAGtccaaaaaattaatatatgttATAGAAGTGACAAAATAGAAGTGATACCCAGAAATAAGGTCAAAACATGAGAATGGAAGAGAGGTGGGGTATGAGCAATACTAAAAGGGAAAGATCTGAGCCATAATCTGAAAATTCTGCATTTCTTGcattataaaaatatcttTTGTTTATTTCTATATATTTTCTCAATTTTTTAACCCATTTGGTCTTTGTTATTTCTAATTACAGTTGGATGTGTTcttgttaatttattactctTTTTTTAAgttcattttaaaatttacttttAACATACACTTTTAAATGAGAATGATTCATTTTAACTTTATCCTTTAGATAAATGTGTGTTTTTTACAGTGGAATCTCTTTTTCAACCTctagtaattttaattttagtttgTCTTTTCATGATTCTA
Coding sequences:
- a CDS encoding uncharacterized protein (Tap579b07.q1c.cand.57 - score = 80.63) is translated as MNTVVSSGNSNSYKHDKKSTFLYKLNEERWAFIMSCLIDKEVVVSLENGSEIRGTFNSFDPGSRGTNRAVDIALNPNPAATNENTRNKPTIVYGNEYHFFSSHQISRNLFKHKEHRPNSSRKSSYGKFKTDSEISSTKPNKVNSVLTEWRSSESVNESQLVELDKTQTEEWDQFETNNKEYGVVSTFDENLYTTSLNLSEIPDSVREKADQIATEIENNPETNFAQIESTLEDEDVTNNEVRPPVKPQKEPKKREKNHTSRSRSKNLSHEVTHEKTAEFHAHETDKPEVERQQLSRPRHDKHFSHQIGVNALNIEPAHPKTEGLGPFTDRKQKHSVEPEKQTKSMEKNNERQERFEKVERREKSIERVEKLERQEKMEKAEKPERPEKLEKVDKPEPPTEKPEQVVENLEKVEKVEKSEKPEKSEKPDKPVEWAEKFDKTEKVERQERFERHEKKETHERGDLSPSFRRNEERTIVDSESTKHTKQQTQYQSPKQSIKMDSEQQKKSFKFNPNASSFTPGVTTEKPAPTRDHEFQTGTVTPKVTMPRRSEFRPFKQLARFPRLDLREFRASNSSRFTDPGYEERWTGSGSVSYRDILGDLNPLHLQTLQMRPPHHMITHPQMPPVIFPMGPQLAYPPYTMGSLPVGMVHYGPQIHPRLYNGVQYAPVIPNHVMTRRNHMPSNQHYPPMNMNMLYKQSQPQSIPKDHYMKSRSNDNFDDKHKGYGNNSKQITKR